In a single window of the Zea mays cultivar B73 chromosome 5, Zm-B73-REFERENCE-NAM-5.0, whole genome shotgun sequence genome:
- the LOC100284020 gene encoding ring canal kelch isoform X1, producing MDRRNRPAPLVDSSACFCRVDRSSAAAAARRIPVSKACVQPSLRASIHPLKPRPGAERSRGGACPLLPGLPDDLAIACLIRVPRADHWKLRLVCRKWCRLLAGNYFYGLRRRLGLAEQWLYAVKRDGRDGRVSWDVLDPSRGEWRALPPVPGEYAEADGFGCAVLGGCHLYLLGGRDPRRGSAMRRVVFYSARSNRWHRAPDMLRRRQFFDVCVMGNRLYVAGGEGGGGGLRSAEVFDPAKNRWSFVAEMAAPMAPFVSAVHGGRWFVKGIGAQQQVLSQAYSPESDSWSIVLDGMVTGWRSASACLNGRLYAAECMDGCRLRAYDEAVDAWSTCADSKQHRGSSQAAAIVALHGRLFVVRNDMSVSAVQVAAEAGKQRWQTLAGKAHTKSFVTGLLSNLAGRSRAKNNILHCQVLEV from the exons ATGGACAGAAGAAACCGACCAGCTCCGTTG GTTGACAGCTCTGCATGCTTTTGCCGAGTGGACAGATCAtccgccgcggcggcggcgaggcGAATCCCAGTGTCGAAGGCGTGCGTGCAACCGAGCCTCAGGGCGTCCATCCACCCGCTGAAGCCACGGCCGGGCGCAGAGCGGAGCCGCGGAGGGGCGTGCCCGCTGCTCCCAGGCCTTCCGGACGACCTCGCCATTGCCTGTCTCATCCGGGTGCCCAGAGCCGACCACTGGAAGCTGAGGCTGGTGTGCCGGAAGTGGTGCCGCCTGCTCGCCGGCAACTACTTCTACGGCCTACGCCGGCGGCTCGGGCTCGCGGAGCAGTGGCTGTACGCCGTGAAGCGCGACGGCAGGGACGGGCGCGTGTCGTGGGACGTGCTCGACCCGTCGCGCGGCGAGTGGCGCGCGCTGCCGCCCGTGCCGGGCGAGTACGCGGAGGCCGACGGGTTCGGCTGCGCCGTGCTCGGCGGCTGCCACCTGTACCTGCTCGGCGGCAGGGACCCGCGCAGGGGCAGCGCCATGCGGCGGGTGGTGTTCTACAGCGCCCGGAGCAACCGGTGGCACCGCGCGCCGGACATGCTGCGCCGCCGGCAGTTCTTCGACGTGTGCGTCATGGGCAACCGCCTGTACGTCGCGGGCGGTGAGGGTGGCGGCGGCGGGCTCAGGTCCGCTGAGGTGTTCGACCCGGCCAAGAACCGCTGGTCCTTCGTGGCCGAGATGGCCGCGCCGATGGCGCCGTTCGTCAGCGCGGTGCATGGCGGGCGGTGGTTCGTGAAGGGTATTGGCGCGCAGCAGCAGGTGCTAAGCCAGGCATACTCCCCGGAGTCTGACTCGTGGTCCATCGTCCTCGACGGCATGGTCACCGGCTGGCGGAGCGCCAGCGCGTGCCTCAACGGCCGGCTCTATGCTGCAGAGTGCATGGACGGATGCCGGTTGAGGGCCTACGACGAGGCCGTGGACGCGTGGAGCACCTGCGCCGACAGCAAGCAGCACCGAGGGAGCTCCCAGGCGGCTGCCATTGTCGCCCTCCACGGAAGGCTCTTCGTCGTCCGCAACGACATGAGCGTCTCGGCCGTCCAGGTGGCGGCCGAGGCGGGAAAGCAGAGGTGGCAGACCCTCGCCGGCAAAGCGCATACCAAGAGCTTTGTCACGGGCCTGTTGTCCAACCTCGCTGGTCGCAGCCGCGCCAAGAACAACATCCTCCATTGCCAAGTTCTTGAGGTCTAG
- the LOC100284020 gene encoding ring canal kelch isoform X2 — protein sequence MPSNLVPHKVDSSACFCRVDRSSAAAAARRIPVSKACVQPSLRASIHPLKPRPGAERSRGGACPLLPGLPDDLAIACLIRVPRADHWKLRLVCRKWCRLLAGNYFYGLRRRLGLAEQWLYAVKRDGRDGRVSWDVLDPSRGEWRALPPVPGEYAEADGFGCAVLGGCHLYLLGGRDPRRGSAMRRVVFYSARSNRWHRAPDMLRRRQFFDVCVMGNRLYVAGGEGGGGGLRSAEVFDPAKNRWSFVAEMAAPMAPFVSAVHGGRWFVKGIGAQQQVLSQAYSPESDSWSIVLDGMVTGWRSASACLNGRLYAAECMDGCRLRAYDEAVDAWSTCADSKQHRGSSQAAAIVALHGRLFVVRNDMSVSAVQVAAEAGKQRWQTLAGKAHTKSFVTGLLSNLAGRSRAKNNILHCQVLEV from the exons ATGCCATCAAATTTGGTCCCCCACAAG GTTGACAGCTCTGCATGCTTTTGCCGAGTGGACAGATCAtccgccgcggcggcggcgaggcGAATCCCAGTGTCGAAGGCGTGCGTGCAACCGAGCCTCAGGGCGTCCATCCACCCGCTGAAGCCACGGCCGGGCGCAGAGCGGAGCCGCGGAGGGGCGTGCCCGCTGCTCCCAGGCCTTCCGGACGACCTCGCCATTGCCTGTCTCATCCGGGTGCCCAGAGCCGACCACTGGAAGCTGAGGCTGGTGTGCCGGAAGTGGTGCCGCCTGCTCGCCGGCAACTACTTCTACGGCCTACGCCGGCGGCTCGGGCTCGCGGAGCAGTGGCTGTACGCCGTGAAGCGCGACGGCAGGGACGGGCGCGTGTCGTGGGACGTGCTCGACCCGTCGCGCGGCGAGTGGCGCGCGCTGCCGCCCGTGCCGGGCGAGTACGCGGAGGCCGACGGGTTCGGCTGCGCCGTGCTCGGCGGCTGCCACCTGTACCTGCTCGGCGGCAGGGACCCGCGCAGGGGCAGCGCCATGCGGCGGGTGGTGTTCTACAGCGCCCGGAGCAACCGGTGGCACCGCGCGCCGGACATGCTGCGCCGCCGGCAGTTCTTCGACGTGTGCGTCATGGGCAACCGCCTGTACGTCGCGGGCGGTGAGGGTGGCGGCGGCGGGCTCAGGTCCGCTGAGGTGTTCGACCCGGCCAAGAACCGCTGGTCCTTCGTGGCCGAGATGGCCGCGCCGATGGCGCCGTTCGTCAGCGCGGTGCATGGCGGGCGGTGGTTCGTGAAGGGTATTGGCGCGCAGCAGCAGGTGCTAAGCCAGGCATACTCCCCGGAGTCTGACTCGTGGTCCATCGTCCTCGACGGCATGGTCACCGGCTGGCGGAGCGCCAGCGCGTGCCTCAACGGCCGGCTCTATGCTGCAGAGTGCATGGACGGATGCCGGTTGAGGGCCTACGACGAGGCCGTGGACGCGTGGAGCACCTGCGCCGACAGCAAGCAGCACCGAGGGAGCTCCCAGGCGGCTGCCATTGTCGCCCTCCACGGAAGGCTCTTCGTCGTCCGCAACGACATGAGCGTCTCGGCCGTCCAGGTGGCGGCCGAGGCGGGAAAGCAGAGGTGGCAGACCCTCGCCGGCAAAGCGCATACCAAGAGCTTTGTCACGGGCCTGTTGTCCAACCTCGCTGGTCGCAGCCGCGCCAAGAACAACATCCTCCATTGCCAAGTTCTTGAGGTCTAG